CCATTATATGGACTCAACTATAGTACTCAATAATAAATACTAGACAATATGAAAAGTTTTGCTTTCAACTGGAGTAATAAGGAAGTGAAATTCAATTTATCCTTCCGCAATTAATGAACCCGGATAATTTTAAAGATTCATCTAATAGAAGTCTAATCGATTATATTATGGATAATGTATTATCCATTACACAGCTTACAAAGACTAGCGATTTTAATAAAATCAAAGCTCAAATTCTAAATGGCCTGACGGTCTTGTTCATTGATAAATGTTCAGAAGCACTAATAATGGAAACTAGGGGTTTTGAAAAAAGAAACATTGACAG
Above is a genomic segment from Capillibacterium thermochitinicola containing:
- a CDS encoding spore germination protein, with product MLPQLMNPDNFKDSSNRSLIDYIMDNVLSITQLTKTSDFNKIKAQILNGLTVLFIDKCSEALIMETRGFEKRNIDRPITEQVVKGSQEGFTENLRTNITLLRRIIKNEKLITEIIPTGSYNAPIV